Proteins encoded within one genomic window of Siniperca chuatsi isolate FFG_IHB_CAS linkage group LG4, ASM2008510v1, whole genome shotgun sequence:
- the tmpob gene encoding thymopoietin b, giving the protein MAEFLEDPSVLTKDKLKSELTANNVPLPSGEHKKEVYVQLYLKNLTILNNKSPPADTFSSDEELPAPVVSNKSRSGRKATKKTDKPRTEEVEVTDLTDEDLKQQLAKHGVDSGPIVASTRKLYEKKLQKLLDQPPAEPETNTDVTALPKSDSNQNGNTNSDQYSDKEDEEIAAPEPEPVPVVEKPVRSRGKAPVTVRTSSRRQTKVVEEIITEETPKKGVVEDILANEISTPTGISATCRRPIRGAAGRPLKPSEYWLDESRVQHSVHTESRSYSESFSRVDSTISSKAPTRRGFLSVLLKLLLLIVVGGSLYYAYQNLDADHINTLKGLVDSAIVPLQGVVNNAATYLGISSSGATESAEK; this is encoded by the exons atGGCAGAATTCCTGGAAGATCCGTCGGTTCTCACGAAAGATAAGCTAAAGAGTGAGCTTACAGCAAACAATGTGCCACTTCCCAGCGGTGAGCATAAAAAAGAAGTGTATGTGCAGCTGTATCTCAAAAACTTGACCATACTGAACAACAAGAGTCCACCTGCAGACACCTTCTCCAGCGACGAAGAGTTACCTGCTCCCGTGGTGTCCAACAAAAGTCGATCTGGAAGA AAAGCTACCAAAAAGACAGACAAGCCTCGCACAGAGGAAGTGGAGGTGACAGATCTCACTGATGAAGATTTAAAACAACAGCTGGCAAAACATGGTGTGGACTCTGGACCTATTGTTG CCTCCACCCGAAAGTTGTATGAGAAGAAACTGCAGAAGCTTTTGGACCAGCCTCCAGCTGAACCTGAAACTAATACTGACGTCACAGCTCTCCCCAAGTCAGACAGTAACCAGAATGGCAACACAAATTCTGACCAGTACAGTGACAAGGAAGATG AGGAGATTGCTGCCCCTGAACCAGAGCCAGTTCCTGTGGTAGAGAAGCCAgtgaggagcagagggaaagcTCCAGTTACCGTTAGAACCAGCAGCAGACGACAAACCAAG GTGGTGGAAGAAATTATTACTGAAGAAACCCCCAAGAAGGGTGTTGTTGAAGATATCCTTGCCAATGAAATAAGCACACCAACAGGCATCAG TGCGACCTGCAGGCGTCCAATCCGAGGGGCGGCTGGTCGACCACTAAAACCAAGTGAATACTGGCTGGATGAGTCCCGTGTGCAGCACAGCGTCCACACTGAGAGCCGCTCGTACTCTGAGTCTTTCTCCAGAGTCGACAGCACCATCTCAAGCAAAGCGCCAACCCGACGaggcttcctgtctgtgttgctCAAGCTCCTGCTCCTTATTGTGGTGGGTGGTTCTCTCTACTATGCCTACCAGAACCTGGATGCCGATCACATCAACACCCTCAAAGGCCTTGTGGACAGCGCCATCGTCCCACTTCAAGGCGTTGTGAACAACGCAGCTACCTACCTGGGCATCAGCAGCAGCGGTGCTACAGAGAGCGCCGAAAAGTAA